Proteins from a genomic interval of Ferrovibrio terrae:
- a CDS encoding glycosyltransferase encodes MLCYADQPPSKLFLSPQKTSNTQFSFTSGRWRDKDSSVQSQAFQSILSVPNIRICSGPLTAADGLATLPSSTATWPRITLITPTLNRLSFLRDLIKNIQDQGYSNLEHIVVDGGSTDGTAEYVAQQGHITFIPGPDRNSHHAMNKGIAAATGEVVGFANTDDRLPPGALANVGAYFAMPQASDVLNGRCFLVPLENPQDSQSPAFELQHMSGERGLFDELMFGAPGFNSWFFRRSLLTRDDLMAGPGQTFDESLIIAADRAWLLRLFLTGHRPHRLMVPTYIYQLHSASATLDPAAQQADGILTEHRRLAIHLLPLARRQPPGHAHALSDWIAHESWQLLRRHLRSGRVAAAIDLLIRSIGQNPAFPLSLLRARRRRRRLAALAAALPESGSNVDSQAAAA; translated from the coding sequence ATGCTGTGTTACGCGGATCAGCCGCCATCGAAGTTATTCCTATCGCCTCAAAAAACGAGTAATACGCAATTTTCTTTCACCTCGGGTAGATGGCGTGATAAAGACTCGTCGGTGCAGTCGCAAGCCTTTCAATCCATTCTCTCCGTGCCCAATATCCGCATCTGCAGCGGTCCGCTGACCGCGGCAGATGGGTTGGCCACTCTTCCGTCCTCGACCGCGACCTGGCCGAGAATCACCCTGATTACCCCGACGCTGAATCGCCTGTCATTCCTTAGAGACCTTATAAAGAACATACAGGATCAGGGCTACAGCAACCTGGAACATATCGTGGTTGACGGAGGCTCGACCGACGGCACTGCCGAATACGTGGCGCAGCAAGGCCATATCACTTTCATTCCAGGACCGGACCGCAACTCCCACCATGCCATGAACAAGGGCATTGCGGCAGCGACAGGGGAAGTGGTGGGTTTTGCCAATACTGATGACCGGCTGCCGCCAGGCGCTCTGGCCAATGTCGGCGCCTATTTCGCCATGCCGCAGGCAAGCGATGTGCTGAATGGCCGCTGCTTCCTGGTCCCGCTGGAGAATCCGCAGGACAGTCAGTCACCCGCTTTCGAGCTACAGCATATGTCAGGCGAGCGCGGCCTGTTCGACGAACTTATGTTCGGTGCCCCAGGCTTCAATTCGTGGTTTTTCCGCCGCAGCCTGCTGACGCGTGACGACCTGATGGCCGGTCCGGGCCAGACTTTCGATGAAAGCCTGATCATTGCGGCTGACCGGGCATGGCTGCTCCGGCTGTTCCTTACCGGCCACCGGCCACACCGGCTGATGGTGCCCACCTATATTTACCAGCTGCACAGCGCCTCGGCGACACTGGATCCTGCCGCGCAGCAGGCGGATGGCATCCTGACCGAACACCGGCGTCTGGCTATCCATCTTCTGCCTCTAGCTCGCCGCCAGCCCCCCGGCCACGCACATGCCCTATCGGACTGGATCGCCCACGAATCCTGGCAACTGCTGCGTCGCCATCTGCGCAGCGGCCGTGTGGCCGCTGCGATCGACCTGCTGATTCGGTCCATCGGGCAGAACCCGGCCTTTCCGCTCTCCCTACTGCGCGCCCGCCGCCGCCGCCGCCGGCTGGCCGCCCTTGCCGCCGCCCTGCCGGAGAGCGGCAGCAACGTGGACAGCCAAGCCGCAGCTGCCTAA
- a CDS encoding ABC transporter permease codes for MFSYSRTILHSRRVILALARQALLSRFAGTGAGMLWTVFQPLAMVAAYWLVFTYGFRVTAPDGQPFAVYFVTGLLPWTFLSEALAAATGTVTRNSFLVRKIQFPSEVLPLVEILGASFPHVIFFVLTLLVLLGHGILPGIWIWQLLYAYFALAAFALGLGLALSAFNVFHRDVAQSITPVLNVWFWLTPIVWSLDMLPPTWRSLAALNPMTHIVEAYRAALLYGHPVWQPTLHVIAFWLITLTLLFCGYRSFMRLKSEFADVV; via the coding sequence ATGTTTTCTTATAGTCGGACTATTCTGCATTCCCGTCGGGTAATCCTGGCGCTGGCGCGACAGGCCCTCCTGTCCCGCTTCGCCGGTACCGGTGCCGGCATGCTGTGGACAGTGTTTCAGCCTCTGGCCATGGTGGCTGCCTACTGGCTGGTTTTCACCTATGGCTTCCGTGTCACCGCACCGGACGGCCAGCCGTTTGCCGTCTATTTCGTCACCGGCCTGCTGCCTTGGACCTTCCTGTCAGAGGCGCTGGCGGCTGCGACTGGCACGGTCACCCGCAACAGTTTCCTGGTGCGCAAAATTCAGTTCCCCAGCGAAGTCCTGCCGCTGGTCGAAATCCTCGGCGCCAGTTTCCCGCATGTGATTTTCTTCGTGCTGACGCTGTTGGTGCTGCTGGGACATGGCATCCTGCCCGGCATCTGGATCTGGCAACTGCTCTATGCATATTTCGCACTGGCCGCCTTCGCCCTGGGGCTTGGCCTGGCTCTGAGTGCGTTCAATGTTTTCCATCGCGACGTGGCCCAATCCATCACGCCGGTCCTGAACGTGTGGTTCTGGCTTACCCCCATCGTATGGAGCCTGGACATGCTGCCGCCGACATGGCGCAGTCTGGCAGCCCTCAACCCGATGACGCATATTGTGGAGGCCTACCGCGCGGCGCTGCTTTACGGCCATCCCGTCTGGCAGCCTACGTTGCATGTCATTGCTTTCTGGCTGATCACCCTGACACTGCTTTTCTGTGGATATCGCAGCTTCATGCGCCTGAAGAGCGAGTTCGCCGATGTTGTGTGA
- a CDS encoding ABC transporter ATP-binding protein has product MSNPAIQIRNLAKKFRLYDTPGQRLREALHPFRRTLHREFWALRDVSFEVEKGTTLGILGRNGSGKSTLLKVIAGVMQPSQGEVLTHGRVAALLELGAGFNPDLTGRQNAVLQLQIANEDSARIATKLEEIEQFADIGDFFDQPVRVYSSGMFVRVAFAAAISVEPDILIVDEALAVGDAKFQQKCYERLRAMRDHGMTILIASHDTQSIIRMCDRAIVLEGSRLYTIGTPRAAADEYFALMFGRKNITVVQKEAAGRNTTTEAYDFQSFAEASSHSTGVEDRPHYNKDEFRYGPRTVEVIDYLLTADGISYPPSINDGATASLAIKLRSTADISDLMCGIGIKTLDGTLLYGINSSMQDGHYFSLMAGEVTTVRFDLHFALNSGEYFIDIGCGQRTSQGVEALDRRNAAIHIKVISSQRFDGSVNLRGSSHQITHPAPRTIPE; this is encoded by the coding sequence ATGAGCAATCCCGCGATCCAGATTCGGAACCTGGCCAAGAAATTCCGGCTTTACGACACGCCGGGCCAGCGTCTGCGCGAGGCGCTGCATCCGTTCCGTCGCACGCTACATCGCGAATTCTGGGCCTTGCGGGACGTTTCCTTCGAAGTGGAAAAAGGCACCACGCTGGGAATCCTGGGCCGCAACGGTTCAGGTAAGTCAACCCTGCTGAAGGTCATCGCCGGCGTCATGCAGCCCAGCCAGGGCGAGGTACTCACTCATGGTCGCGTCGCCGCACTGCTGGAGCTCGGCGCTGGCTTCAACCCGGATCTGACCGGTCGTCAGAATGCCGTCTTGCAGCTGCAGATCGCCAACGAGGATTCGGCGCGGATAGCCACCAAGCTGGAGGAGATCGAGCAGTTCGCCGATATCGGTGACTTCTTCGACCAACCCGTGCGGGTCTATTCCTCGGGCATGTTCGTCCGCGTCGCCTTTGCCGCCGCCATCAGCGTCGAGCCAGACATCCTGATCGTCGACGAGGCTCTGGCCGTCGGTGACGCGAAGTTTCAGCAGAAATGTTATGAGCGGCTCAGGGCCATGCGTGATCACGGCATGACTATATTAATTGCATCGCATGACACACAGTCGATCATACGCATGTGCGATCGCGCCATTGTTCTCGAGGGCAGCCGTCTGTACACCATCGGGACACCGCGCGCCGCCGCCGATGAGTATTTCGCACTGATGTTCGGCCGCAAGAACATCACGGTGGTGCAAAAGGAAGCCGCCGGTCGCAATACGACAACGGAAGCGTACGACTTTCAGAGTTTTGCGGAAGCTTCCTCACACTCTACGGGCGTCGAGGACAGGCCACACTACAATAAAGATGAATTCCGTTACGGCCCTCGCACTGTAGAGGTGATCGACTATCTGCTGACCGCAGATGGCATATCCTATCCACCCAGCATCAATGACGGCGCCACTGCTTCGCTCGCGATCAAACTAAGATCTACGGCCGATATAAGCGATCTCATGTGCGGGATCGGCATCAAGACACTCGACGGCACGTTGCTTTATGGCATCAACTCATCCATGCAGGACGGGCATTACTTCAGCCTGATGGCAGGCGAGGTCACAACCGTCCGCTTCGACTTGCATTTCGCACTAAATTCAGGCGAATATTTCATTGATATCGGCTGTGGTCAGAGGACATCCCAGGGAGTAGAGGCTCTGGACCGCAGAAATGCTGCAATCCATATCAAGGTAATCAGTTCGCAGAGATTCGACGGCTCGGTGAATCTCAGGGGCAGCTCGCACCAAATTACTCATCCCGCACCCAGAACGATTCCCGAGTAA
- a CDS encoding radical SAM protein encodes MQQSASPIAMQDLPELVGDHRSYNLVRLGSRFAAVPQALGPVDLAEPTARINPYVLWADDEASARQAIDRDGAWKHFDPLYSVTPLDAFGIPEVIEIEPIHTCNLRCIMCHVSYERITKKRLDIGFLKNLQGLQGKWAKLGHLYEPVAHPQFAEIVHGLTDLGMDIDLVTNGTLFTDALIEKISDCNFRNVTISFDGARATTYERIRQRGNFRQAVDRILAFKKAILARRPDTYFQINYTVLRSNIDEIVEAMEFWDAHGFDHIGFINMVIRDEAEILKQEAVQPALDSLEAALDAATRLVIDEKRRITLSAPYFRHSHLRTEFAGNFPQPGVVMSDNPHARLPVTPSTHFQNGPYPGMQVDCRSPFKFARINYDGDVLLCHQFSVGNILKAPLLELWQNATADYVRSMVKGDVSVCEACEYFRFCIQANDVDSRRDFVSNNAIRILKESWPYNFLTWSGQYYAAPQWLRLTATDLADRQRHGTLGIVLADSQEDAEAAVADVFPPLDHSPPPFWKIEEYRDHNLFACHDRLVAIPVSLGPLNVRKMYGFTLDFRYWPYQRHAIIGSSIVKVKRLIDKKAKLGLPAPRWR; translated from the coding sequence ATGCAGCAATCTGCCAGCCCCATCGCGATGCAGGACTTGCCAGAGCTTGTTGGCGACCACCGGTCGTACAACCTCGTCCGGCTTGGCAGCCGCTTTGCCGCCGTGCCGCAGGCTTTGGGCCCGGTCGACCTGGCCGAACCGACGGCGCGCATCAACCCGTATGTATTGTGGGCAGACGATGAAGCCTCGGCACGCCAGGCCATTGATCGCGATGGTGCCTGGAAGCATTTCGATCCGCTGTACTCAGTCACCCCTCTGGATGCCTTCGGGATTCCCGAGGTTATCGAAATCGAGCCGATCCACACCTGCAACCTGCGCTGCATCATGTGCCATGTCAGCTATGAGCGGATCACCAAGAAACGACTGGATATCGGCTTCCTGAAGAACCTTCAGGGCCTGCAGGGAAAATGGGCAAAGCTCGGCCATCTTTATGAACCTGTCGCCCATCCCCAGTTTGCCGAAATCGTCCATGGCCTGACCGATCTGGGCATGGACATCGACTTGGTGACCAACGGCACCTTGTTCACCGATGCCCTGATCGAGAAAATTTCCGACTGCAATTTCCGGAACGTGACCATCTCATTTGACGGGGCCCGCGCCACCACTTACGAGCGGATCAGGCAACGCGGAAACTTCCGGCAGGCCGTCGACCGCATTCTGGCATTCAAAAAAGCCATCCTGGCGCGCCGGCCGGATACCTATTTCCAGATCAACTACACCGTTCTCCGATCGAATATCGATGAAATCGTCGAAGCAATGGAATTCTGGGACGCACATGGTTTCGACCATATCGGTTTCATCAACATGGTGATCCGCGACGAGGCCGAGATCCTGAAACAGGAAGCGGTTCAGCCGGCACTGGATTCCCTCGAGGCCGCTCTGGATGCAGCAACGCGTCTGGTGATCGACGAAAAGCGGCGCATCACGCTGTCCGCACCCTATTTCCGGCACAGCCATCTGCGTACGGAATTCGCCGGTAACTTTCCGCAGCCCGGCGTGGTGATGTCGGATAATCCGCATGCACGTCTGCCCGTCACTCCATCCACACATTTTCAGAACGGCCCGTATCCTGGAATGCAGGTTGACTGCCGCTCGCCCTTCAAATTTGCTCGCATAAATTATGATGGCGATGTGCTGCTCTGCCATCAGTTCTCGGTCGGGAATATCCTGAAGGCACCTCTGCTCGAACTCTGGCAGAATGCGACCGCCGATTACGTGCGCAGCATGGTAAAGGGTGACGTTTCCGTCTGTGAGGCCTGCGAGTATTTCCGCTTCTGCATCCAGGCCAACGATGTCGATTCCCGACGTGACTTCGTGTCGAACAATGCCATCCGGATTCTGAAGGAAAGCTGGCCCTACAATTTCCTTACCTGGAGCGGCCAGTATTATGCCGCGCCCCAATGGCTACGCCTGACGGCCACGGATCTGGCTGATCGCCAACGGCATGGCACACTCGGCATCGTTCTCGCAGACAGTCAGGAAGATGCCGAGGCAGCGGTGGCTGATGTCTTTCCGCCACTTGACCACAGTCCACCACCTTTCTGGAAAATAGAAGAATATCGCGACCACAATCTTTTCGCCTGCCATGACCGGCTCGTTGCCATCCCCGTATCGCTCGGGCCACTCAATGTCCGGAAAATGTACGGATTCACCCTCGATTTCCGCTACTGGCCGTATCAGCGCCATGCGATTATCGGATCGTCGATCGTGAAGGTGAAACGCCTGATCGACAAAAAGGCGAAGCTCGGACTGCCAGCACCGCGCTGGCGTTGA
- a CDS encoding glycosyltransferase family 2 protein — MATPQTRIPGTAGPAISVVVPVYKEEGNIRPFLERVVPVLEKIGTYEILFCLDPSPDRTEDVIAQAIAENPNIRLLVFSRRFGQPAAVAAGIELCSGDTCTVIDVDLQDPPELIADLHAKMQEGYDVVYAKRRKRNGETALKLLVAWLGYKVLNAVGDVRIPRNTGDFRIMSRRVVEELRGLKEVHGFLRGLVAFVGFSQAFVEYDRDARAHGAGHYNRYIGSLKIGFNGLIGFSTFLLDLTLILGLAISLIAFLGVVYVLAALTVFGQDFPLGTPSILISILFLGGVQLISVGVIGQYVGRIYEEVKHRPKYIVQRSVNIQLLEDTRARRMS; from the coding sequence ATGGCCACCCCCCAGACCAGAATCCCCGGCACGGCAGGGCCTGCGATTAGCGTCGTCGTGCCCGTCTACAAGGAAGAAGGCAACATTCGTCCCTTCTTGGAGCGGGTAGTGCCGGTGCTGGAAAAAATCGGCACTTACGAGATTCTTTTCTGTCTTGATCCATCGCCGGATCGTACGGAAGACGTGATTGCCCAAGCCATCGCCGAAAACCCCAATATTCGACTTCTGGTGTTCAGCCGCCGTTTCGGCCAGCCTGCTGCGGTGGCTGCTGGTATCGAGCTCTGTTCCGGCGATACCTGCACCGTGATCGATGTTGACCTGCAGGATCCGCCCGAACTGATCGCCGACCTCCATGCCAAGATGCAGGAGGGTTACGATGTGGTTTATGCGAAGCGCAGGAAGCGGAACGGTGAAACGGCCCTGAAGCTGCTGGTGGCGTGGTTGGGCTACAAGGTGCTAAACGCCGTCGGCGATGTCCGTATCCCGCGCAACACGGGTGATTTCCGGATCATGAGCCGGCGCGTGGTGGAAGAGCTGCGCGGTCTCAAGGAGGTGCACGGCTTCCTCCGCGGCCTGGTCGCATTCGTCGGGTTTTCCCAGGCTTTCGTGGAGTATGATCGCGACGCCCGCGCACATGGCGCGGGACACTATAATCGCTATATCGGCTCGCTGAAAATCGGCTTCAACGGCCTGATCGGCTTCTCTACCTTCTTGCTCGATCTGACGCTGATCCTGGGATTGGCGATCAGTCTGATCGCTTTCCTCGGCGTGGTGTATGTTCTTGCGGCGTTGACGGTGTTCGGACAGGATTTCCCGCTCGGCACACCCAGCATTCTGATCTCGATCTTGTTCCTCGGCGGCGTACAACTCATATCGGTTGGTGTGATCGGTCAGTATGTCGGACGGATTTATGAAGAGGTTAAGCACCGGCCGAAATATATCGTGCAGCGCTCCGTGAATATTCAACTGCTTGAAGATACCAGAGCGCGGCGGATGTCTTGA
- a CDS encoding transaldolase codes for MLKKFKIKLFMDGAEIGPMRQAYQEKRVSGFTTNPTLMRKAGIADYEAFAREAIAAIPDLPISFEVFSDDLAGMEREARIIAAWGGDTYIKIPIMNTKGESTVPLIRKLSTEGFSLNVTAMMPLDQVRAVAEAVSPKARTIVSVFAGRVADTGVDPVPLMTEAVAILKSNPNAELLWASPRELLNLFQADACGCHIITATSDIIAKLALVGKDLTQYSQETVAMFYRDATAAGYKLA; via the coding sequence ATGCTCAAGAAATTCAAGATCAAGCTTTTCATGGATGGCGCCGAGATCGGTCCAATGCGACAGGCCTATCAGGAGAAGCGGGTCAGCGGTTTCACCACCAACCCCACGCTGATGCGGAAGGCAGGCATTGCCGATTATGAAGCCTTTGCCCGGGAAGCCATAGCAGCTATCCCCGACCTGCCGATTTCCTTCGAGGTATTTTCCGACGACCTCGCCGGCATGGAGCGTGAAGCGCGCATCATCGCGGCCTGGGGAGGGGATACCTATATCAAGATTCCGATCATGAACACCAAGGGCGAGTCGACCGTGCCGCTGATCCGGAAACTTTCGACGGAAGGCTTCTCGCTGAACGTTACGGCCATGATGCCACTTGATCAGGTGCGGGCCGTTGCCGAGGCCGTCAGCCCAAAAGCGCGCACCATCGTTTCGGTTTTTGCCGGCCGCGTTGCCGATACCGGCGTGGATCCGGTGCCGCTGATGACGGAAGCGGTCGCTATCCTGAAGTCCAATCCAAATGCCGAACTTCTCTGGGCCAGCCCGCGCGAGCTGCTGAATTTGTTTCAGGCCGATGCCTGTGGATGCCATATCATCACTGCAACTTCGGATATTATCGCCAAGCTGGCGCTGGTCGGAAAAGACCTGACCCAGTATTCGCAAGAGACGGTGGCGATGTTCTATCGGGATGCCACGGCCGCCGGTTACAAGCTGGCCTGA
- a CDS encoding class I SAM-dependent methyltransferase encodes MAMGITRKISKILDIPAVFVLQQKIGNTFSTLRTHFAPELAGGGLSILDVGCGTGTCGANFIDMKRNAYTGVDIVPQYINWAAAHYPHGKYIAHDARSLPFPDHSFDVATFVGVLHHMDDQLAMDCLASVRRVLKPTGQLLVAEPIFSDGKPLSSFFLRHDRGNFIRPADGYEKLLRDFQDIRQDRFPFSLHTFASFRARPRPA; translated from the coding sequence ATGGCGATGGGTATTACTAGAAAAATCAGTAAAATACTCGATATTCCTGCAGTTTTTGTGCTTCAGCAAAAAATCGGCAATACCTTTTCCACTCTACGCACGCATTTTGCTCCGGAGTTGGCAGGGGGAGGCTTGTCAATTCTGGATGTCGGCTGCGGCACAGGCACTTGCGGCGCGAACTTTATCGACATGAAGCGCAACGCCTATACCGGCGTCGATATTGTTCCCCAGTATATCAACTGGGCTGCGGCGCATTATCCGCATGGCAAGTACATAGCCCATGATGCCCGCTCATTGCCGTTTCCAGATCACAGCTTCGATGTCGCCACCTTTGTCGGCGTTCTTCATCATATGGATGACCAACTTGCCATGGATTGCCTGGCCAGCGTGCGGCGCGTGCTGAAGCCTACCGGCCAGTTACTGGTTGCGGAACCTATTTTCTCCGATGGTAAGCCACTTAGTAGTTTCTTCCTGCGTCATGATCGTGGCAATTTTATCCGACCTGCGGACGGGTATGAAAAACTGCTGCGGGATTTTCAGGATATCCGGCAGGACAGGTTCCCGTTTTCCCTTCACACATTCGCCTCGTTCCGGGCACGGCCGCGGCCGGCCTGA
- a CDS encoding fatty acid desaturase family protein: MNSEAPPQRFARAELLPIVRRLPRLPLRNALLTTAHLLAVTAVVALAIQTPALSWQAPLIIILVGTAQYWLLVAVHEAIHQGLLPWRGANNLLGRICGALITFNFAAMRRSHLIHHQSVGTASDPDAYLFEDAAILEKAGGSVWLWCLLAPIDSVRRSLGRTVAADAGAFQVPLWDKFEFLILLALTQSCVLGFFIWNENWSGYFAFWILPLVVIPGILNRTRSVGEHGGLIDAGRSEAEFSRTNAGGIFNIFERAFLAPFNFNYHHEHHLFPQVPYYLLPSLHREFMANSHYETRENALSPSYMESLAGLQKQLRSGATR, encoded by the coding sequence ATGAACAGCGAGGCACCGCCGCAGCGTTTTGCGAGAGCAGAGTTGTTGCCTATTGTAAGGCGTTTGCCCCGCCTCCCGCTGCGGAATGCTCTGCTGACAACGGCCCACCTTCTTGCTGTGACCGCAGTCGTCGCCCTTGCGATTCAGACCCCGGCGTTATCCTGGCAAGCTCCCCTGATAATCATCCTGGTTGGCACGGCACAATACTGGCTGCTGGTCGCCGTTCACGAGGCCATTCATCAAGGCCTCCTCCCCTGGCGCGGCGCGAACAATCTCCTTGGCCGCATTTGCGGCGCTCTGATCACCTTCAATTTTGCAGCCATGCGGCGCAGCCACTTGATTCATCACCAGTCCGTCGGCACGGCAAGCGATCCGGATGCTTATCTGTTCGAGGATGCGGCAATCCTGGAAAAAGCCGGTGGATCGGTCTGGTTGTGGTGCCTGCTGGCGCCAATCGACTCTGTCCGACGCAGCCTTGGCCGAACCGTGGCGGCCGATGCCGGAGCATTTCAGGTTCCACTTTGGGACAAATTCGAATTCCTGATCCTGTTAGCTCTCACACAGAGCTGCGTTCTCGGCTTTTTTATATGGAATGAGAACTGGTCGGGTTATTTCGCATTCTGGATCCTGCCCCTGGTTGTCATTCCCGGCATTCTCAATCGAACTCGGTCAGTCGGCGAGCATGGCGGCCTGATCGATGCCGGCAGGTCCGAAGCGGAGTTCTCTCGAACGAATGCAGGCGGAATATTCAACATCTTTGAACGTGCTTTCCTTGCCCCTTTCAATTTCAATTATCACCACGAGCATCATCTCTTCCCACAGGTGCCGTATTACCTTCTTCCCTCGCTTCACCGTGAATTTATGGCTAATTCTCATTATGAAACGCGCGAAAATGCATTATCGCCATCCTATATGGAATCGCTCGCAGGACTGCAAAAACAACTAAGAAGCGGAGCAACACGCTGA
- a CDS encoding class I SAM-dependent methyltransferase — translation MICGQRSHVNVIGAVKEHEYENTTAIAFPVIQCQCGHVYLFPRPSISELGRIYPPTYYAFGDDSEEPDSWVLRAVARGRVKALETRLVPFLPQVAGRPLRILDIGCGEGKFLDAIKTLIPEAQTYGLDSSSSALSRAERKGHKIIHGFIGEVEIEPQFFDAVICLHVIEHVARPDQFLNECRNLLQPAGVMLFETPTIDTLAFRVFRSGVWGGYHAPRHWHLFSASSFARLAGKAGLDVKHNETYPIGTFWVWTFHVLAMKWLPRSIADTIFPPKVIVGRRFYDFALLAATSILDSLIKLSSKAAGGMWIIMTHRSAPPQ, via the coding sequence GTGATTTGCGGCCAGCGCAGCCATGTTAATGTGATTGGCGCCGTCAAAGAACATGAATACGAAAATACGACGGCGATCGCCTTTCCAGTAATTCAGTGTCAATGCGGGCACGTCTACCTGTTCCCCCGCCCTTCAATATCCGAACTGGGGCGCATCTATCCGCCGACCTACTATGCCTTTGGCGATGACAGCGAAGAGCCGGACTCCTGGGTTTTGAGAGCTGTAGCCCGCGGCAGAGTCAAGGCGCTGGAAACGCGCCTTGTACCATTTCTGCCGCAAGTCGCAGGCCGTCCTTTGCGAATCCTGGATATTGGGTGTGGTGAAGGAAAATTCCTCGACGCCATTAAAACCCTCATCCCTGAAGCGCAGACATACGGGCTTGATAGTTCGTCATCCGCCCTGTCACGCGCCGAACGCAAGGGGCACAAGATAATCCACGGCTTTATCGGAGAAGTAGAGATTGAGCCGCAATTTTTCGATGCCGTCATCTGCCTCCATGTCATCGAGCATGTTGCCAGACCCGATCAGTTTCTCAATGAATGCCGCAACCTGTTGCAGCCGGCCGGTGTGATGCTTTTCGAGACCCCGACCATCGATACGCTGGCGTTTCGCGTCTTTCGTTCCGGTGTCTGGGGTGGATACCACGCGCCCAGACACTGGCATCTCTTCAGTGCCAGCAGCTTCGCACGTCTGGCAGGCAAAGCCGGCTTGGACGTGAAGCATAACGAAACATACCCAATTGGCACTTTCTGGGTGTGGACGTTTCATGTCCTTGCAATGAAGTGGCTCCCAAGAAGTATTGCGGATACCATCTTCCCGCCCAAAGTAATCGTCGGACGCCGCTTCTATGATTTTGCGCTTCTCGCTGCCACATCGATTCTGGACAGCCTGATAAAGCTGAGCTCCAAGGCCGCCGGAGGCATGTGGATCATCATGACCCACCGCTCAGCCCCTCCCCAATAA